Proteins co-encoded in one Lagopus muta isolate bLagMut1 chromosome 25, bLagMut1 primary, whole genome shotgun sequence genomic window:
- the SLC25A39 gene encoding probable mitochondrial glutathione transporter SLC25A39 isoform X1 — MAEKTSPGPSGAITPLQQMLASGTGAILTSLFVTPLDVVKIRLQAQRTPFSKAWLVRSVPQGSQHATWKCFLYCNGLMDHLYVCQNGNSCTAWYKTPTCFNGTLDAFVKITRHEGIRSLWSGLPPTLVMAVPATVIYFTTYDQLRDCLHARTGSRGPHIPLLAGALARLGAVTLISPLELIRTKMQSRQLSYRELRVCIQSAVAQDGWLSLWRGWGPTVLRDVPFSALYWFNYELVREWLCRQTRLDEATFMVSFVSGAISGTVAAVLTLPFDVVKTQRQIQLGDSELHPAAASKPSSTWLLLQRIRAESGTRGLFAGFLPRVIKVAPACAIMISTYEFGKTFFQKLNQERQLRGL; from the exons ATGGCTGAGAAGACATCGCCGGGCCCCAGCGGGGCCATCACACCCCTGCAGCAGATGTTGGCCTCTGGGACGGGTGCCATCCTCACCTCCCTCTTTG TGACACCCCTGGATGTGGTGAAGATCAGACTGCAGGCCCAGAGGACGCCCTTCTCCAAAG CGTGGTTGGTGCGATCGGTGCCCCAGGGCTCACAGCATGCCACAT GGAAGTGTTTCCTCTACTGCAATGGGCTCATGGATCATCTGTACGTCTGTCAGAATGGCAACAGCTGCACTGCCTGGTACAAGACCCCCACCTGCTTCAACGGCACGCTG GATGCCTTTGTGAAGATCACACGCCACGAGGGCATCAGGTCCCTGTGGAGCGGGCTCCCCCCAACGCT GGTGATGGCTGTGCCAGCCACCGTCATCTATTTCACCACCTACGACCAGCTGCGGGACTGCCTGCACGCCCGCACCGGGAGCCGGGGTCCCCACATCCCGCTGCTGGCGGGGGCCCTCGCTCGGC tgggtgctgtgACGTTGATCAGCCCCTTGGAGCTGATCCGCACCAAGATGCAATCCCGACAGCTCAGCTACCGCGAGCTGCGCGTCTGCATCCAGTCGGCGGTGGCTCAGGATGGCTGGCTGTCCCTGTGGAGGGGATGGGGGCCCACGGTGCTGCGGGACGTCCCCTTCTCCG CTCTCTACTGGTTCAACTACGAGCTGGTGCGGGAGTGGCTGTGCAGGCAAACCCGGCTGGATGAGGCCACCTTCATGGTCAGCTTTGTGTCCGGGGCCATCTCTGGGACG gTGGCCGCTGTGCTGACGCTGCCCTTCGATGTGGTGAAGACCCAGCGGCAGATCCAGCTGGGAGACAGCGAGCTGCACCCAG ctgcagcctccaaGCCTTCGTCCAcctggctgctcctgcagcgTATCCGTGCTGAGTCTGGCACGCGGGGGCTGTTTGCAG GCTTCCTGCCCCGTGTCATTAAGGTGGCACCCGCCTGTGCCATCATGATCAGCACCTACGAGTTTGGCAAAACCTTCTTCCAGAAGCTGAACCAGGAGCGGCAGCTGCGGGGGCtgtga
- the SLC25A39 gene encoding probable mitochondrial glutathione transporter SLC25A39 isoform X2, protein MAEKTSPGPSGAITPLQQMLASGTGAILTSLFVTPLDVVKIRLQAQRTPFSKGKCFLYCNGLMDHLYVCQNGNSCTAWYKTPTCFNGTLDAFVKITRHEGIRSLWSGLPPTLVMAVPATVIYFTTYDQLRDCLHARTGSRGPHIPLLAGALARLGAVTLISPLELIRTKMQSRQLSYRELRVCIQSAVAQDGWLSLWRGWGPTVLRDVPFSALYWFNYELVREWLCRQTRLDEATFMVSFVSGAISGTVAAVLTLPFDVVKTQRQIQLGDSELHPAAASKPSSTWLLLQRIRAESGTRGLFAGFLPRVIKVAPACAIMISTYEFGKTFFQKLNQERQLRGL, encoded by the exons ATGGCTGAGAAGACATCGCCGGGCCCCAGCGGGGCCATCACACCCCTGCAGCAGATGTTGGCCTCTGGGACGGGTGCCATCCTCACCTCCCTCTTTG TGACACCCCTGGATGTGGTGAAGATCAGACTGCAGGCCCAGAGGACGCCCTTCTCCAAAG GGAAGTGTTTCCTCTACTGCAATGGGCTCATGGATCATCTGTACGTCTGTCAGAATGGCAACAGCTGCACTGCCTGGTACAAGACCCCCACCTGCTTCAACGGCACGCTG GATGCCTTTGTGAAGATCACACGCCACGAGGGCATCAGGTCCCTGTGGAGCGGGCTCCCCCCAACGCT GGTGATGGCTGTGCCAGCCACCGTCATCTATTTCACCACCTACGACCAGCTGCGGGACTGCCTGCACGCCCGCACCGGGAGCCGGGGTCCCCACATCCCGCTGCTGGCGGGGGCCCTCGCTCGGC tgggtgctgtgACGTTGATCAGCCCCTTGGAGCTGATCCGCACCAAGATGCAATCCCGACAGCTCAGCTACCGCGAGCTGCGCGTCTGCATCCAGTCGGCGGTGGCTCAGGATGGCTGGCTGTCCCTGTGGAGGGGATGGGGGCCCACGGTGCTGCGGGACGTCCCCTTCTCCG CTCTCTACTGGTTCAACTACGAGCTGGTGCGGGAGTGGCTGTGCAGGCAAACCCGGCTGGATGAGGCCACCTTCATGGTCAGCTTTGTGTCCGGGGCCATCTCTGGGACG gTGGCCGCTGTGCTGACGCTGCCCTTCGATGTGGTGAAGACCCAGCGGCAGATCCAGCTGGGAGACAGCGAGCTGCACCCAG ctgcagcctccaaGCCTTCGTCCAcctggctgctcctgcagcgTATCCGTGCTGAGTCTGGCACGCGGGGGCTGTTTGCAG GCTTCCTGCCCCGTGTCATTAAGGTGGCACCCGCCTGTGCCATCATGATCAGCACCTACGAGTTTGGCAAAACCTTCTTCCAGAAGCTGAACCAGGAGCGGCAGCTGCGGGGGCtgtga